A window of the Methyloprofundus sp. genome harbors these coding sequences:
- a CDS encoding acetate kinase has protein sequence MKILVLNSGSSSIKYALFDMQAHKALIIGVIESIAEQQSKHSYHYELNKQQQEQQISVPIVDHQQGLAAIFQVLSDLALIANIADLFCIGHRVVYGGEQFCQPTLISAAVLAAIKQMVPLAPLHNPANITGIEAAMAYAQGVPQVAVFDTAFHQSMPAYAYQYAVPQEWYIDKGVRRYGFHGTSHFYVAKQAAQHIGKPLAKLNMITLHLGNGASMTAIAAGESVDTTMGMTPLEGVMMGTRSGDLDPAIVFYLNRLGLSNAAIENALNKQSGLKGVCGVNDMRAVHAMAEAGDEAAQLALAMYSYRIKKYIGAYFAVLGRVDALVFTGGIGEHDAWLRASCCAELGVLGVALDQQKNAQAQGQLTEINQADLAVKILVIATNEELEIAQQAELCVQENNEQGLIM, from the coding sequence ATGAAGATTCTGGTACTTAATTCTGGTAGCTCCTCCATTAAATATGCTTTGTTTGATATGCAGGCGCATAAAGCATTGATAATTGGTGTAATAGAAAGTATTGCCGAGCAGCAAAGTAAGCATAGCTATCATTATGAACTAAATAAGCAACAGCAAGAGCAGCAAATAAGTGTGCCGATTGTGGATCATCAGCAAGGGTTAGCAGCCATATTTCAAGTGTTATCCGATTTGGCGTTGATTGCAAATATTGCTGATTTGTTTTGTATTGGTCATCGGGTCGTGTATGGTGGCGAGCAGTTTTGTCAGCCTACCTTGATTAGTGCTGCCGTATTAGCGGCGATCAAGCAAATGGTCCCTTTAGCACCTTTGCATAATCCCGCCAATATTACCGGGATAGAAGCGGCGATGGCTTATGCACAGGGCGTACCGCAAGTTGCGGTGTTCGATACTGCTTTTCACCAAAGTATGCCGGCTTATGCCTATCAATATGCAGTACCACAAGAGTGGTATATCGATAAAGGTGTCCGGCGTTATGGTTTTCATGGCACTTCACATTTTTATGTAGCTAAACAAGCTGCCCAGCATATTGGAAAGCCATTAGCTAAATTAAATATGATTACCTTGCATTTAGGTAATGGTGCCAGTATGACAGCTATTGCAGCTGGAGAAAGTGTGGATACCACTATGGGAATGACACCTTTAGAAGGCGTTATGATGGGCACGCGTAGTGGTGATTTAGATCCTGCCATTGTGTTTTATCTGAATCGGCTGGGGCTGAGTAACGCAGCGATTGAAAATGCATTAAATAAACAAAGTGGCTTAAAAGGTGTGTGTGGAGTTAATGATATGCGTGCTGTGCATGCAATGGCTGAGGCAGGTGATGAAGCTGCACAACTAGCTTTGGCTATGTACAGTTATCGTATCAAGAAATATATTGGTGCTTATTTTGCTGTACTTGGCCGAGTTGATGCGCTAGTTTTTACGGGTGGGATAGGGGAGCACGATGCTTGGTTACGTGCCTCTTGTTGTGCAGAACTTGGTGTTTTAGGGGTTGCGCTTGATCAACAAAAAAATGCCCAAGCCCAAGGCCAGTTAACTGAAATTAATCAGGCAGATTTAGCTGTTAAAATATTGGTTATTGCGACTAACGAAGAGCTGGAAATTGCACAACAAGCAGAGTTATGTGTGCAGGAAAATAACGAGCAAGGCTTAATAATGTAG
- a CDS encoding tRNA pseudouridine38-40 synthase — MTRMVLGIEYDGSAFFGWQWQVSGRTVQDELQKALSVVANHPVTVQCTGRTDTGVHALEQVVHFESDALRDEKAWLMGTNANLPSDVRVIWVKLAIADFHARYSAIARFYRYIILNRPVNSALQHGRVTWFHPPLDAERMHLAAQSLVGEHDFSSFRAHRCQSKSPHRRMHFVEVYRQGEQVIMDISANAFLHHMVRNIAGVLMAIGCGEQEIIWTEQLLELKDRQLAGVTASPCGLYLGGVFYPEQYGMPKHPVFNKLPAHAQRHQH, encoded by the coding sequence GTGACACGCATGGTTTTAGGGATCGAATACGATGGTAGCGCTTTTTTTGGCTGGCAGTGGCAGGTTAGCGGCAGAACGGTGCAGGATGAGTTGCAAAAAGCCTTATCAGTTGTTGCTAATCACCCTGTGACAGTGCAATGTACTGGTAGAACCGATACGGGTGTGCATGCTTTGGAACAAGTGGTACATTTTGAATCGGATGCGCTACGTGATGAAAAAGCCTGGTTAATGGGCACGAATGCTAATTTACCCAGTGATGTACGCGTGATTTGGGTAAAGCTGGCAATTGCTGATTTTCATGCGCGCTATAGTGCCATTGCGCGTTTTTATCGCTATATTATTCTTAATCGTCCCGTCAATTCAGCCCTGCAGCATGGGCGAGTGACTTGGTTTCACCCGCCGTTGGATGCGGAACGTATGCACTTGGCCGCACAGTCTTTAGTGGGTGAACATGACTTTTCTTCTTTTAGAGCCCATCGCTGTCAGTCCAAAAGCCCTCATCGGCGGATGCATTTTGTGGAAGTATACCGCCAAGGCGAACAAGTAATTATGGATATTTCTGCCAATGCATTTTTACATCATATGGTGCGTAATATTGCCGGGGTGCTAATGGCGATTGGCTGTGGTGAACAAGAAATAATATGGACCGAACAACTTTTGGAATTAAAGGATCGGCAATTAGCTGGAGTGACAGCATCTCCTTGCGGTCTTTATTTAGGTGGCGTGTTTTATCCAGAGCAATATGGTATGCCCAAGCACCCGGTATTTAATAAACTCCCTGCGCATGCGCAGCGACATCAACATTAA
- a CDS encoding 5-(aminomethyl)-3-furanmethanol phosphate kinase has protein sequence MIVLKLGGSLLSSAEPSYLRQWLSLASEQGKGKLVIVPGGGVFADQVRLMQKQWHYNDQKAHYMALLAMQQMALLLQGLCSNLVIIDRVTAIAPALAQQQVVLWSPLAEELDADDVPASWDVTSDSLAAWLAVQLAAAQLVLVKSVEISVDQSVEQLVALGVIDKAFAQFVQGQDLAIRCLERQQLAIFAACLT, from the coding sequence ATGATTGTGCTAAAACTAGGCGGTAGTTTATTATCGAGTGCTGAACCCTCGTACCTAAGGCAGTGGTTGAGTTTGGCAAGTGAACAGGGCAAAGGTAAATTGGTGATCGTACCTGGTGGAGGTGTGTTTGCCGATCAAGTGCGCTTAATGCAAAAGCAGTGGCATTATAATGATCAAAAAGCACATTACATGGCCTTGCTTGCCATGCAGCAAATGGCATTATTATTACAAGGCTTATGTTCTAACTTAGTGATTATTGATCGTGTTACAGCTATTGCACCTGCATTAGCCCAACAACAGGTAGTACTCTGGTCTCCGTTGGCAGAGGAATTAGATGCTGATGATGTGCCGGCAAGTTGGGATGTGACATCTGATAGTTTGGCGGCTTGGTTGGCGGTGCAGTTAGCGGCGGCCCAATTAGTATTGGTTAAATCTGTAGAGATTTCAGTAGATCAGTCTGTAGAGCAATTAGTGGCACTAGGGGTTATAGATAAAGCGTTTGCACAGTTTGTACAGGGGCAAGATTTAGCAATACGCTGTCTTGAGCGTCAGCAGTTAGCCATATTCGCGGCTTGTTTAACCTAA
- a CDS encoding para-aminobenzoate synthetase component I, with protein sequence MPQQQHLLPYLSNSARLFAGIAGQPWSVFLDSGLHDSRQGRYDILAVAPVCTLLTQGTQTRVISATIDFTSTDDPFALIKQQLPEHPTLSDLPFNGGAIGYFGYDLARQLEKIPNLAADAEHIPDMAVGIYQWAVVVDHSTEQSYLVGNADNEQHWQALIAQFSQYPVIEADAQTFQVTSKVTANMTEAEYAEAFTKIKHYLKEGDCYQVNLAQRFVADCQGDPWVAYSQLRVLNSAPFSAYLNVPGVQVLSSSPERFLQVVDGVVETKPIKGTRPRKACQDENQQQIAALQSSHKDRAENVMIVDLLRNDISKNCIPSSVKVPKLFAIESYATVHHLVSTVVGKLADDCHALDLLRSCFPGGSITGAPKIRAMEIIEELEPNRRGVYCGAIAYIGFDGNMDSNIAIRTLVHSEQSIRFWAGGGIVNDSVCAEEYQECFDKAAAMLRLLANLQAT encoded by the coding sequence ATGCCTCAACAGCAACATTTACTTCCTTACTTATCAAATAGTGCTCGGCTTTTTGCGGGCATTGCAGGACAGCCTTGGTCTGTGTTTTTAGATAGCGGCCTACATGATAGTCGCCAAGGTAGGTACGATATCTTGGCAGTAGCTCCCGTGTGTACTTTGCTTACTCAAGGGACACAGACTCGCGTTATTAGTGCGACGATTGATTTCACTTCTACTGATGACCCGTTTGCATTAATTAAACAACAACTGCCGGAGCATCCTACTTTATCTGACCTGCCTTTTAATGGCGGGGCGATTGGTTATTTTGGCTATGATTTGGCGCGACAATTAGAGAAAATTCCTAATTTGGCTGCAGATGCCGAGCATATTCCTGATATGGCGGTGGGCATTTATCAATGGGCTGTCGTGGTTGATCATTCTACCGAGCAAAGCTATTTGGTTGGTAATGCCGACAATGAACAGCATTGGCAAGCTTTGATTGCACAATTTAGTCAGTATCCGGTGATAGAGGCAGATGCGCAGACTTTTCAGGTGACCAGCAAAGTCACAGCGAATATGACTGAGGCGGAGTATGCTGAAGCGTTTACAAAAATTAAGCATTATTTAAAAGAAGGTGATTGTTATCAAGTCAACTTGGCGCAACGCTTTGTTGCTGATTGTCAAGGGGATCCGTGGGTAGCTTATTCGCAATTACGTGTCCTGAATTCAGCGCCTTTTAGTGCCTATTTAAATGTGCCTGGCGTACAAGTTTTAAGCTCTTCACCTGAGCGCTTTTTGCAAGTTGTAGACGGTGTGGTTGAGACTAAACCTATTAAAGGTACGCGCCCACGTAAAGCTTGCCAAGATGAAAATCAGCAACAGATTGCTGCTTTGCAAAGTAGTCATAAAGATCGCGCTGAAAATGTCATGATTGTGGATTTGTTGCGTAATGATATTAGCAAAAATTGTATTCCTAGCTCGGTAAAAGTACCTAAATTATTTGCTATAGAAAGCTATGCAACCGTGCATCACTTAGTTAGCACGGTCGTTGGGAAATTGGCTGATGATTGTCATGCTTTAGATTTATTACGTAGTTGTTTTCCTGGCGGGTCGATTACTGGCGCGCCTAAAATTCGTGCTATGGAAATTATTGAAGAGTTGGAGCCTAATCGGCGGGGTGTTTATTGTGGAGCCATTGCTTATATCGGTTTTGATGGCAATATGGATAGTAATATTGCCATTCGTACTTTAGTGCACTCTGAGCAGAGTATCCGCTTTTGGGCGGGAGGCGGCATTGTGAATGATTCAGTCTGTGCGGAAGAATATCAAGAATGTTTTGATAAGGCGGCTGCCATGTTACGTTTATTGGCGAATTTGCAAGCTACATGA
- a CDS encoding transposase, IS630 family, with protein sequence MTGIQALERISPDLPMRAGQVQSIEFEYERHGTQTLLGGFNVATGVIDGLIQETRTEIDFVESIKYLIEKNPEKKVYHFIADQLNTHKSETLVRFVADFCNDTQELGVKGKSGILQSMKTREEYLMIGNRRIVFHYTPKHASWMNQIEIWFGILMKKVIRRGNFVSQQDLKDKIQNFMDYFNETMAKPFKWTYKGKALTA encoded by the coding sequence ATGACAGGTATTCAGGCATTGGAACGAATTTCCCCCGATTTGCCAATGAGAGCGGGTCAAGTTCAATCTATCGAATTTGAATATGAGCGTCATGGCACGCAAACACTTTTAGGAGGGTTTAATGTGGCAACAGGAGTTATAGATGGTTTGATTCAAGAGACACGAACTGAGATCGATTTTGTTGAGTCGATCAAATATCTGATTGAGAAAAACCCAGAAAAGAAAGTTTATCATTTTATCGCTGACCAATTAAATACCCATAAATCGGAAACTCTTGTGCGCTTTGTTGCAGACTTTTGTAATGACACTCAAGAGCTTGGAGTGAAAGGTAAAAGTGGCATATTACAATCCATGAAAACACGGGAGGAGTACCTGATGATAGGCAATAGGCGCATTGTATTTCACTATACACCTAAGCATGCTTCATGGATGAACCAGATTGAAATCTGGTTTGGAATATTAATGAAAAAAGTCATCAGGCGAGGCAATTTTGTTTCACAGCAGGACTTGAAAGACAAAATTCAAAATTTCATGGATTACTTTAATGAAACGATGGCCAAACCATTCAAATGGACATACAAAGGGAAGGCGTTGACCGCATAG
- a CDS encoding toxin, BrnA family (type II toxin-antitoxin system toxin), giving the protein MKLQEITYEWDDDKNNLLKSSDRKISFEEVVFALKNERLLDIISSPTHRNQECLVLNINSYVYIVPFVQEGNRVFLKTIYPSRKHTKHYLIRHIL; this is encoded by the coding sequence TTGAAATTGCAAGAAATCACTTATGAATGGGATGACGATAAAAATAACCTTTTAAAAAGTAGTGATAGAAAAATCTCCTTTGAAGAAGTTGTTTTTGCATTAAAAAATGAGCGATTATTAGATATAATTTCTAGTCCAACACATAGAAATCAAGAGTGTTTGGTTTTAAATATAAATAGCTATGTCTATATAGTGCCTTTTGTACAAGAAGGTAATCGTGTATTTTTGAAAACAATTTATCCCAGTAGAAAACATACAAAACATTATTTAATAAGGCACATATTATGA
- a CDS encoding antitoxin, BrnT family (type II toxin-antitoxin system antitoxin), with product MNNKKLYSDEEIELFQALEDDIEKGSHQPLSAQELAEKKVFFKAVAISTIEKKTKKKSLNIRLFEDDIEKIKVIALEQGLPYQTLISSVIHKLAIKQIQG from the coding sequence ATGAATAATAAAAAACTTTATTCTGATGAAGAAATTGAACTATTTCAGGCATTAGAAGATGATATTGAAAAAGGAAGCCATCAACCTTTGTCGGCACAAGAATTAGCTGAAAAAAAAGTATTTTTTAAAGCAGTTGCTATTTCTACTATTGAGAAAAAAACCAAAAAGAAGTCGTTAAATATTAGACTCTTTGAAGATGACATAGAAAAAATAAAAGTGATTGCTTTAGAACAAGGGTTACCTTACCAAACGCTTATTTCATCTGTTATACATAAATTAGCGATTAAACAAATTCAAGGCTAA
- a CDS encoding putative lipoprotein codes for MKQIKLKTIFGVACLSAYTLLTACSQGLFQLGSAPQVNEFSNQAKTFAYECQGGYSFTASIDNQQAWLFLPERTVTLMHISAASGMKYSGERVMFWSKGKEALLEIDNTIYKGCKNNHSKAIWEHAKLNGVDFRALGNEPSWVLEIIAGEKITFSQPLVAKRFEFTLPEPKVNQSARTTQYDTKDNEHTLSLVINGKSCSDTMSGESFASTVTVILDGNTFKGCGKVLH; via the coding sequence ATGAAGCAGATTAAATTAAAAACTATTTTTGGTGTTGCATGTTTATCCGCGTATACCTTATTGACTGCTTGTAGCCAAGGTCTATTTCAGCTTGGGTCTGCACCTCAGGTAAATGAGTTTAGTAATCAAGCTAAAACGTTTGCTTATGAATGTCAGGGGGGCTACAGTTTTACAGCCAGTATCGATAATCAACAAGCTTGGCTATTTTTACCTGAGCGTACTGTTACTTTAATGCATATTTCGGCTGCTTCCGGCATGAAATATAGTGGTGAACGAGTTATGTTTTGGAGTAAAGGCAAGGAGGCTCTTCTGGAAATAGATAATACTATTTATAAAGGCTGCAAAAACAATCATTCTAAAGCTATCTGGGAGCATGCTAAATTAAACGGTGTCGATTTTCGTGCATTAGGTAATGAACCAAGTTGGGTGCTAGAAATTATTGCAGGTGAAAAAATAACCTTTAGCCAGCCTTTAGTTGCTAAAAGATTCGAATTTACCCTGCCTGAACCCAAGGTAAATCAGTCCGCCCGTACTACGCAATATGATACAAAAGACAATGAGCATACATTATCGTTAGTCATTAATGGTAAATCTTGCAGTGATACGATGAGTGGTGAAAGTTTTGCATCGACTGTTACCGTCATATTAGACGGCAATACTTTTAAAGGTTGTGGTAAGGTACTGCATTAA